In uncultured Fibrobacter sp., a single genomic region encodes these proteins:
- a CDS encoding TrmH family RNA methyltransferase — protein sequence MFSEKKFLATKDTSKAKRMAELLRVIILQLGDDVPRAKREFDTYAEWMKLPESERLTGKNQAQMIDLYKTFRTRAGLGFERDVYLEQEPGDRETPNEAPLPFAVLVHNLRSAFNVGSIIRSTDCFGLEGVHLSGYSCGPDHVTVKSAARGCQEWIPIKRWDSPFDCVKWHKENGYEIIALETGEDIPSINNVTWPEKGLIILGNEELGIAPELMAEATMKVTIPMAGRKASMNVAGAFAIMCFKIRSEVGS from the coding sequence ATGTTTTCCGAGAAAAAATTTTTGGCAACCAAGGACACCTCTAAGGCCAAACGCATGGCCGAATTATTGCGTGTCATCATCTTGCAACTGGGCGACGACGTGCCCCGCGCCAAGCGTGAATTCGACACCTATGCCGAATGGATGAAACTCCCCGAAAGCGAGCGTCTTACCGGTAAAAATCAGGCACAAATGATAGACCTCTACAAGACATTCCGTACCCGCGCCGGACTCGGATTCGAACGAGATGTTTACCTAGAGCAAGAACCGGGCGATCGTGAAACGCCAAACGAAGCTCCCCTCCCCTTCGCCGTACTCGTCCACAACCTCCGCAGCGCATTCAACGTGGGTTCCATCATCAGGAGCACGGATTGTTTTGGGCTCGAAGGGGTACACCTGAGCGGTTACAGTTGCGGTCCCGATCATGTGACCGTAAAAAGCGCCGCCCGCGGATGCCAGGAATGGATCCCCATTAAGCGCTGGGACAGCCCATTCGATTGCGTCAAGTGGCACAAGGAAAACGGCTACGAGATCATCGCACTCGAAACCGGCGAAGACATTCCGAGCATAAACAACGTAACATGGCCCGAAAAGGGTCTCATCATCCTCGGAAACGAAGAATTAGGAATCGCCCCCGAACTGATGGCAGAGGCGACGATGAAAGTGACAATCCCCATGGCAGGCCGCAAGGCGAGCATGAATGTCGCCGGGGCATTCGCCATTATGTGTTTTAAGATAAGGTCGGAAGTAGGAAGTTAG
- the surE gene encoding 5'/3'-nucleotidase SurE, whose protein sequence is MQEAQKPRILITNDDGVNSANMHALAGALSPYGEVFVFAPKSEQSGVSHAFTVRRGLQVEEAPSEAGYKVFSMDGTPADCTKFALGHFASYGLEVTAGHGPGAFDVCFSGVNVGENSGVSSLYSGTVAGAREAALWGVPGIALSLRGMNASLLPVAIDFAVKTVEKRLFENIPAGVFWNVNFPKATAETFKGFKATRMALGMFTDHYSHDGGLWQLDGDKLWDEQPVDSDDYLLNQGYATVTPHRIDQTDEKSLKKINEMIAGGEW, encoded by the coding sequence ATGCAAGAAGCACAGAAACCGCGTATCCTCATCACGAATGATGATGGAGTGAATAGCGCGAACATGCACGCCCTCGCTGGCGCTCTTTCTCCCTATGGGGAGGTTTTTGTGTTTGCGCCGAAATCGGAACAGAGCGGTGTTTCTCATGCCTTTACGGTACGCCGTGGCCTCCAGGTCGAAGAAGCCCCTTCCGAGGCCGGTTACAAGGTCTTTTCGATGGACGGGACCCCTGCCGATTGCACGAAGTTTGCCTTGGGGCATTTTGCTTCCTATGGCTTGGAGGTAACCGCGGGGCATGGTCCGGGAGCTTTTGACGTGTGCTTCTCGGGCGTGAACGTGGGCGAAAATTCCGGAGTGTCTTCGCTTTATTCGGGGACTGTCGCCGGAGCGCGTGAAGCGGCCCTCTGGGGGGTGCCGGGCATTGCGCTTTCGCTGCGCGGGATGAATGCCTCCCTCTTGCCTGTTGCAATTGATTTTGCCGTGAAAACTGTCGAGAAACGCCTGTTCGAAAATATTCCCGCTGGTGTTTTCTGGAACGTGAATTTCCCAAAGGCCACTGCCGAAACCTTCAAGGGTTTCAAGGCGACGAGGATGGCCCTTGGAATGTTTACGGACCACTACTCCCACGATGGGGGCTTGTGGCAACTGGACGGTGACAAACTGTGGGACGAGCAGCCCGTGGATAGCGATGATTATTTGCTGAATCAAGGCTATGCGACGGTCACTCCCCACCGCATCGACCAGACCGATGAGAAAAGTTTGAAAAAAATAAATGAAATGATTGCAGGAGGTGAATGGTAG
- the gyrA gene encoding DNA gyrase subunit A, whose amino-acid sequence MSEEMVPGSQFKSLIEKDMQDCYLRYSMSVIVARALPDARDGFKPVHRRVMFSMHKLGVVPNKGTVKSARIVGDVIGKYHPHGDSAVYETLARMAQDFSLRYPLVFGQGNFGSIDGDSPAAMRYTEAKMNNLGALMLEDLEKDTVDMGPNYDESLEEPLVLPSALPNMIVNGTSGIAVGMATNMAPHNLREVGAAIHALAENPDLPDENLMDYIKGPDFPTGAVVCGRSGIREAYLTGHGRVRVRARTEIETDSKGKPRIIVTEIPYMVNKAELCKKIADLVREKRVDGITDIRDESSRDIRIVIELRRDAVGEVVLNNLFKYTQLQTTFSIYNLALINNLPKVLTMKELLQVYIDHRLDVITRSTQFDLKKAEARLHIIEGLRIATQNIDEVVQIIKASKTTDIAKASLQERFNLDEIQSQAIVDMRLGQLTGLNLEKLEAEYNELVATVADLKDILEKRERRIAIMLEKLDAVVAKYGDERRTTIGEAIDDSDEEDLIAEEEQVITLSREGYIRRLPIDTFKAQNRGGKGIIGAGLKDEDNVEQIFTASTHSYLLVFTNKGRAYWTKVYRLPEGTRNGKGRPIVNFVGLTDGETVQAIVPVRKFGGFFCLVFVTKKGIINKMDLKLFSRPRKAGVNAISLDEGDELVKVQLVGMTEEEYKASLNAGDVEDAADQSAETAEPADGEAEGDDAENLEARPIPNDLLMIATRNGQAVTFPITCFRPMGRGTHGVRGIKLSEGDEVISLLWLKAGNKVLTITEKGYGKRSEPGTYRVTKRGSKGVKNLNVTDKIGSAVFVDSVADDYDLIITTKEGQVIRIKAADIRLTGRNAQGVKAISLREGDVVQDATALPSVEDIEHDSAEAKETFDKVEGVEVDDDSVDASASEGENPTPEGV is encoded by the coding sequence ATGTCAGAAGAAATGGTACCAGGCTCGCAGTTCAAGTCCCTCATCGAGAAGGACATGCAGGATTGCTACCTCCGCTATTCCATGAGCGTGATTGTGGCGCGTGCGCTGCCCGATGCGCGCGACGGCTTCAAGCCCGTGCATCGCCGCGTGATGTTCAGTATGCACAAGCTGGGCGTGGTGCCCAACAAGGGTACGGTCAAGTCCGCCCGTATCGTGGGTGACGTCATCGGTAAGTACCACCCGCATGGCGACTCTGCCGTGTACGAGACGCTTGCGCGTATGGCCCAGGATTTCTCCCTGCGTTACCCGCTGGTGTTTGGTCAGGGGAACTTCGGCTCCATCGACGGCGACAGCCCTGCTGCCATGCGTTACACCGAAGCCAAGATGAACAACCTCGGCGCGCTCATGCTCGAAGACCTGGAAAAGGATACCGTCGACATGGGCCCGAACTACGACGAGTCTCTTGAAGAACCGCTGGTTCTGCCTTCGGCACTCCCGAACATGATCGTGAACGGTACCTCCGGCATTGCCGTGGGTATGGCGACCAACATGGCTCCGCACAACTTGCGCGAAGTCGGTGCTGCAATACACGCCTTGGCCGAAAATCCGGACCTTCCGGACGAGAACCTGATGGACTACATCAAGGGCCCGGACTTCCCGACTGGCGCTGTCGTCTGTGGCCGTTCCGGCATCCGCGAAGCTTACCTCACGGGCCATGGCCGCGTGCGCGTGCGTGCCCGCACCGAAATCGAGACGGATTCCAAGGGCAAGCCGCGCATCATCGTCACTGAAATCCCGTACATGGTGAACAAGGCGGAACTCTGCAAGAAGATTGCAGACCTTGTTCGCGAAAAGCGTGTCGACGGCATTACCGACATCCGTGACGAATCTAGCCGCGACATTCGCATCGTTATTGAATTGCGCCGCGACGCTGTGGGTGAGGTGGTCTTGAACAACTTGTTCAAGTACACACAGTTACAGACAACGTTTAGCATTTACAACCTGGCCCTCATCAACAACCTGCCCAAGGTCCTCACGATGAAGGAACTGCTGCAGGTTTACATCGATCACCGCCTCGATGTGATTACGCGTTCGACGCAGTTCGATTTGAAGAAGGCCGAAGCCCGCCTCCACATTATCGAAGGCCTGCGCATCGCGACGCAGAACATCGACGAAGTCGTTCAGATTATCAAGGCGAGCAAGACGACCGACATCGCGAAGGCGTCTTTGCAGGAACGTTTCAACCTCGACGAAATCCAGTCGCAGGCCATCGTGGACATGCGCCTCGGCCAGCTCACCGGCCTCAACCTCGAAAAGTTGGAAGCCGAATACAACGAGCTCGTGGCGACTGTCGCCGACTTGAAGGACATTCTCGAAAAGCGTGAACGCCGCATCGCCATCATGCTCGAAAAGCTCGATGCCGTCGTGGCGAAGTACGGTGACGAACGCCGCACCACCATCGGCGAAGCTATCGACGATAGCGACGAAGAAGACCTGATTGCCGAAGAGGAACAGGTGATTACGCTCAGCCGCGAAGGCTACATCCGCCGTCTGCCTATCGACACGTTCAAGGCGCAGAACCGCGGTGGCAAGGGCATTATCGGTGCCGGCCTCAAGGACGAGGACAACGTGGAGCAGATCTTCACGGCGAGCACGCACAGCTACCTGCTCGTGTTCACCAACAAGGGCCGCGCCTACTGGACCAAGGTCTACCGCCTGCCCGAAGGCACGCGCAACGGCAAGGGCCGCCCGATTGTCAACTTTGTCGGGCTTACGGACGGCGAAACCGTGCAGGCGATTGTGCCGGTACGTAAGTTCGGCGGTTTCTTCTGTCTCGTGTTCGTGACCAAGAAGGGTATCATCAACAAGATGGACCTCAAGTTGTTCAGCCGTCCGCGCAAGGCGGGCGTGAACGCCATCAGCTTGGATGAGGGCGACGAACTCGTGAAGGTGCAGCTCGTGGGCATGACCGAAGAAGAATACAAGGCTTCCCTGAACGCAGGCGATGTCGAAGATGCCGCCGATCAGTCTGCCGAGACTGCCGAACCGGCCGATGGTGAGGCCGAAGGCGATGATGCCGAAAATCTGGAAGCGCGCCCGATTCCGAATGACCTGCTGATGATTGCCACCCGCAACGGCCAGGCGGTCACGTTCCCGATCACCTGCTTCCGCCCGATGGGCCGTGGCACTCATGGTGTCCGTGGTATCAAGCTCTCCGAAGGTGACGAGGTCATCTCGCTCCTGTGGCTCAAGGCGGGCAACAAGGTGCTCACCATTACCGAGAAGGGCTACGGCAAGCGCAGCGAGCCGGGTACCTACCGTGTCACCAAGCGTGGCAGCAAGGGCGTCAAGAACCTGAACGTCACCGACAAGATCGGTTCGGCCGTGTTCGTGGACAGCGTTGCCGACGATTACGACTTGATCATCACCACCAAGGAAGGCCAGGTCATCCGCATCAAGGCTGCCGACATCCGCCTCACGGGCCGTAATGCCCAGGGCGTGAAGGCCATCAGCTTGCGCGAAGGCGACGTGGTGCAAGATGCGACCGCCCTCCCGAGCGTGGAAGATATCGAACACGATAGCGCCGAGGCGAAGGAGACCTTCGACAAGGTGGAAGGCGTCGAAGTCGATGACGATTCCGTGGATGCTTCCGCTTCCGAAGGCGAAAATCCGACTCCGGAAGGCGTCTAG
- a CDS encoding glycoside hydrolase family 11 protein, whose protein sequence is MRKEILKTGFVVALVLAVSAYAADACNDEMGHVGEGKKVIGTGSESVKGDVGNSGFQYELWHSEGSGSLTYYDNGTFSAEWSGSQDFIARVGLRYAESKNFDEFGNFSADFKFTKSGSADFSYIGIYGWTDNPRADYFILEDWFSEPNPEYLGEKKGEITVDGDTYDIYSFKQNKLYVQGDINYPTFYSVRRIPRQCGHIDITAHFKKWTELGLNLGKMNEVMMVAEAGNGSATIDFTYFNVTESEPSSPAPSSSSATPESSFAVPASDALVESSSSVTQELKPAAKSSESTTAMMQKVHISSSDRSLVVFDMQGRILGKLTVPAGMALNSAIFAKFGRPGIYMVQSDGVFKVLSVAK, encoded by the coding sequence ATGAGAAAAGAAATCCTAAAAACGGGCTTTGTCGTTGCCTTGGTGCTTGCGGTTTCCGCCTATGCGGCCGATGCCTGCAACGACGAAATGGGCCATGTGGGCGAGGGCAAGAAAGTCATTGGGACCGGTTCCGAGAGCGTCAAGGGGGACGTCGGCAATTCGGGTTTCCAGTACGAACTCTGGCATTCCGAAGGCTCGGGCTCCCTGACTTATTATGACAACGGAACCTTTTCTGCGGAATGGAGTGGCTCGCAAGACTTCATTGCCCGAGTCGGTCTCCGGTATGCCGAAAGCAAAAATTTTGACGAATTTGGCAATTTTTCAGCGGATTTCAAGTTCACCAAGTCGGGAAGTGCCGATTTCTCGTATATTGGCATCTATGGCTGGACGGATAATCCGCGCGCCGATTACTTCATCCTGGAAGACTGGTTCAGCGAACCGAATCCCGAGTATTTGGGCGAAAAGAAGGGCGAGATTACGGTAGACGGGGATACGTACGACATCTATTCCTTTAAGCAAAACAAGCTGTATGTCCAGGGAGACATAAACTATCCGACTTTTTACAGTGTCCGTCGCATACCCCGCCAGTGCGGCCATATAGATATCACGGCCCACTTCAAGAAATGGACGGAGCTCGGCCTCAATCTGGGCAAGATGAACGAGGTCATGATGGTTGCGGAAGCGGGCAATGGTTCTGCTACGATAGATTTCACCTATTTCAACGTGACCGAATCGGAGCCTAGTTCTCCGGCTCCATCCTCCAGTTCCGCAACTCCGGAATCGAGTTTTGCCGTGCCGGCCTCTGATGCCCTCGTTGAATCTTCTAGCTCTGTAACCCAGGAATTGAAACCTGCTGCAAAATCGTCTGAATCGACCACGGCGATGATGCAAAAGGTCCACATTAGTTCGTCCGACCGCAGCCTGGTCGTTTTCGATATGCAGGGCCGTATTTTGGGTAAGCTGACGGTACCGGCGGGAATGGCACTAAATAGTGCTATTTTTGCAAAATTCGGCAGGCCGGGTATCTACATGGTGCAGTCCGACGGGGTTTTCAAGGTGCTTTCCGTGGCAAAATAG
- a CDS encoding glycoside hydrolase family 11 protein: MKTRIIGASALCVAFAASSALAQDFCQTAAHSGSKVEVSTNKVDKFSNGIGYELWNEGGNGGSATFYDDGSFSCKMTGAKDYLCRAGLSFNSDKTHEEIGHMKADFKLVKGNLSGIDYSYIGIYGWTREPLVEWYIVDNSGSQYMPGDWVAQGSSKKAHGEYEIDGAKYKVYEGDRTSYSIDGDNTYFKQYFSVRTSMRDCGTIDITAHFKKWEELGMRMGKLHEAKILGEAGSNSGPNARGEYDFPYAKVYIEGAAPSSSETPSSSSEAPKSSSDAKSSSSVGPASSSDAQSSSSVGPASSSDAVSSSSAPANVSSSSSGLALPAEMKVFRMSGTAQVFDMQGKFLGTVELKSGASLKEIVVNKFGKSGMYLLKQGAAVKVVSAEKR, from the coding sequence ATGAAAACGAGAATTATTGGGGCTTCGGCTCTTTGTGTAGCTTTTGCCGCTTCTAGCGCTTTGGCTCAGGATTTCTGCCAAACTGCTGCTCATAGCGGTTCTAAGGTGGAAGTTTCCACGAATAAAGTGGATAAGTTCAGCAATGGTATTGGTTACGAACTTTGGAACGAAGGCGGCAACGGTGGTTCCGCTACGTTCTACGACGATGGCTCCTTCAGCTGCAAGATGACCGGTGCCAAGGACTATCTGTGCCGTGCCGGTCTTTCTTTCAATAGCGATAAGACCCACGAGGAAATTGGCCACATGAAGGCGGATTTCAAGCTGGTCAAGGGTAATCTTTCCGGAATCGACTATTCCTACATCGGCATTTACGGCTGGACCCGTGAACCTCTGGTAGAATGGTATATCGTGGACAACTCCGGTAGCCAGTACATGCCCGGTGATTGGGTTGCTCAGGGATCTTCTAAAAAGGCTCATGGCGAGTATGAAATTGACGGTGCCAAGTACAAGGTTTATGAAGGTGACCGCACCTCTTATTCCATCGATGGCGACAATACCTATTTCAAGCAGTATTTCAGCGTGCGTACTTCGATGCGCGATTGCGGTACCATCGATATTACCGCCCACTTCAAGAAGTGGGAAGAACTCGGCATGAGAATGGGTAAGTTGCACGAAGCCAAGATCCTTGGTGAAGCCGGTAGCAATTCGGGTCCGAATGCCCGTGGCGAATACGACTTCCCCTATGCCAAAGTCTATATCGAAGGTGCTGCTCCCAGTTCTTCTGAAACCCCGTCTTCTAGCTCCGAAGCTCCGAAGTCCAGCTCCGATGCTAAGTCTTCCAGCTCCGTTGGCCCGGCTTCCAGCTCCGACGCTCAGTCTTCCAGCTCTGTTGGCCCGGCTTCCAGCTCCGATGCCGTATCGTCTTCTAGTGCTCCTGCCAACGTAAGCAGCAGCTCCTCGGGTCTCGCTCTCCCTGCCGAAATGAAGGTCTTCCGTATGTCCGGTACCGCCCAGGTGTTCGACATGCAGGGTAAGTTCCTCGGCACGGTTGAACTGAAGTCCGGCGCTTCTCTGAAGGAAATCGTCGTGAACAAGTTCGGAAAGTCCGGAATGTATCTGCTGAAGCAGGGTGCTGCCGTTAAGGTTGTCTCTGC